DNA from Pseudomonas mendocina:
CAGGGCGTTGATGCTCAGTGCCAGGTCGAGCAGGCGTAGGTTGCGTCCGTGCCAGTAGCTTGAGCGCTGTTCTGCTGCTTCGGTCAGGGCTGCGAAGAATTGCAGATCCGGGTGTGGGGCGATGCCGTGTCGGGCCAGCAGCGCGTCGGTTCGACTCTCAGCTGGGATTTGAGGGGCTTGCAGATGAGTGGTGGGATCCATCTGCTGCAGCAGTTCGCGGCGAATGTGCCCTTGTTGCGCCGCTGGTGCCATGGCGAGTGCCTGCAGCGCCTGGCACAGTTGTTCGGTCTGTATTGAGCTTGGGAGGGTGTTCGTTCTGCCCAGTGCGCGATCGATCAGTGCACGCAGGTGATCCAGGCTCAATAGCAGGATATCGCCGAGCAGGCTGTCGAATTCCAACTGCTCATTGCGAAGTGCTTCGAGCACATCCTCCATGGCTTGCGGTAGCGGCATCAGGACACTGAGATCGATGTAGCCGAGGTTGCCCTTGAGTGTGTGCACCAGGCGGAAGAGTTCGCGCAGGCGCTCGCGGCTCTTCGGTGCTCGCTCCAGTTCGATCAATAATTGTTCGCAACGTGGGAATTGCTCGGCTGCATCCAGTCGGAAGTCCTCCAGCAGATCGCTGGAGAGGTCGGCTGCGCGGGGTGAAGGCATGATGGTTCTCCCTGATGGAGGCCTCTTCATTATAGAAGCCATCCGCCAGGCGGCTGCGTCACGGCGATTTACCCTATATAATCCCGCTCTTTATCGAAGCGCGGCGCGCGGTTGGACACACGCCGCGGTGTGGCCTCTGCCCGGTGCATTGGGGGCTGCCTGACCAATCCAAGACCTTTAGAGAAGCGAAACACGATCATGATGCGCAGCCACTATTGCGGCCAACTGAACGAGAGCCTGGATGGCCAGGAAATCACCCTTTGCGGCTGGGTACACCGTCGCCGCGACCATGGCGGGGTGATCTTCCTCGATATTCGTGATCGTGAAGGTCTGGCCCAGGTGGTATTCGACCCTGATCGTGCCGACACATTCGCCAAGGCCGACCGCGTACGCAGCGAGTATGTGGTCAAGATCACCGGCAAGGTGCGCCTGCGTCCGGCGGGGGCGGTCAACCCGAACATGGCGTCTGGCGCCATCGAGGTGCTGGGTTACGAGCTGGAAGTACTCAACGAAGCGGAAACCCCACCGTTCCCGCTCAACGAATACACCGATGTCGGCGAAGAAACCCGTCTGCGCTATCGCTTCATCGACCTGCGCCGCCCGGAAATGGCCGAGAAGCTCAAGCTGCGTTCGCGCATCACCTCGAGCATCCGTCGCTACCTGGACGACAACGGTTTCCTCGATGTGGAAACGCCGATCCTGACCCGCGCCACGCCGGAAGGCGCGCGTGACTATCTGGTGCCGAGCCGCACCCACGCCGGTAGCTTCTTCGCCCTGCCGCAGTCGCCGCAGTTGTTCAAGCAGCTACTGATGGTCGCCGGCTTCGATCGTTACTACCAGATCGCCAAGTGCTTCCGCGACGAAGACCTGCGTGCCGACCGCCAGCCGGAATTCACCCAGATCGACATCGAGACCAGCTTCCTCGATGAAAAAGACATCATGGATATCACCGAGACCATGGTGCGCAACCTGTTCAAGGAAGTGCTGGATGTCGAGTTTGGCGAGCTTCCGCACATGACCCTGGCCGAAGCCATGCGTCGTTTCGGTTCCGACAAGCCTGACCTGCGCAACCCGCTGGAGCTGGTGGATGTCGAGGATCAGCTCAAGGACGTCGAGTTCAAGGTCTTCGCAGGTCCAGCCAATGACCCGAAATGCCGTGTCACTGCACTGCGCGTACCGGGCGGGGCGAGCATGCCGCGCAAGCAGATCGACGATTACACCAAGTTCGTCGGTATCTACGGTGCCAAGGGGCTGGCCTATATCAAAGTCAACGAGCGCGCCGCTGGCGTCGAAGGCTTGCAGTCGCCGATCGTCAAGAACATCCCGCTGGACAACATCAATGTCATCCTCGATCGCGTTGGCGCTGTCGATGGCGACATCGTGTTCTTCGGCGCCGACAAGGCCAAGATCGTCAGCGAGGCTCTGGGCGCGCTGCGCATCAAGCTGGGTCATGACCTGAACCTGCTCACCTGCGAGTGGGCACCGCTGTGGGTCGTCGACTTCCCGATGTTCGAAGAGAACGACGATGGCAGCCTGACCGCCATGCACCACCCGTTCACCTCGCCCAAGTGCACCCCCGAGGAGCTGGAAGCCAATCCGGCCGCCGCACTGTCGCGTGCCTACGACATGGTGCTCAACGGCACCGAGCTGGGTGGCGGTTCGATCCGTATCCATGACAAGGCCATGCAGCAGACCGTGTTCCGCGTGCTCGGCATCAGCGAAGATGAACAGCAGGAGAAGTTCGGCTTCCTGCTCGACGCGCTGAAGTACGGTGCGCCGCCCCATGGTGGCCTGGCCTTCGGCCTGGATCGCCTGGTGATGCTGATGACGGGCGCTCAGTCGATCCGCGAAGTGATCGCCTTCCCGAAAACCCAGAGTGCGGCCTGCGTCATGACCCAGGCGCCGGGTGTGGTGGACGGCAAGTCGCTGCGCGAGCTACATATCCGCCTGCGCGAGCAACCCAAGGCCGAATAAGCCTGTACAAGAAGCCTGGATTTCCAGGCTTCTTCGTTATGGGGCATGCACGACCGTGCCCTGGCATTTATCAGTGGAAAAAACGGAGTGAGTTATGGCTGGTCATTCCAAATGGGCCAACATCAAGCACCGCAAGGGGCGTCAGGACGCCAAGCGGGGCAAGATCTTCACCAAGCTGATTCGTGAGCTGACGGTCGCCGCCAAGCACGGTGGCCCGATCCCGGCGGACAACCCGCGTCTGCGCCTGGCTGTGGACAAGGCGCTGACCAACAACATGTCCCGCGACGTGATCGACCGCGCCATCGCCCGCGGTGCCGGCAACAACGAAGCCGACAACGTCGTCGAGTTCAGCTACGAGGGCTATGCGCCAAGTGGTGTGGCGATCATCGTCGAAGTGATGACCGACAACCGCAACCGTACCGCCGCCGAAGTGCGTCATGCTTTCACCAAGTGTGGTGGCAACTTGGGTACCGACGGCTCGGTCGCCTACATGTTCGAGCGCAAGGGGCAGATCAGCTTCACCTCTGTGGACGAAGATGCGTTGATGGAAGCGGCGCTTGAGGCGGGTGCCGATGACGTGGAAATGGGCGAGGAGGGCGCTGCCCTGGTGTCGACCAGCTTCACCGAGTTCCACGCGGTGATCGAGGCTCTGGCTGCAGCCGGTTTCAAGAGCGGCGAGGCTGAGATCGCCATGATTCCGTCAATCAGTGCGCCGATCACCGATCTGGAAACCGCACAAAAGGTCTTCAAGCTGATCGATATGCTCGAAGATCTGGATGACGTGCAGAACGTCTACCACAACGCCGAAGTTTCCGACGAGATCATGGAGCAGCTCGGCTGAGGTAGCCTGGCCTGGGTGCAATCCGGGACATATTTTCCGGGTGCGGTCGGGTTATTTAATAAAGAAGCCGGAAGCGCTGCGCAGCGTTTCCGGCTTTTTTCGTCGGGCGGCGCGACTTTTAACCATGAGTGGCGGATGACGGCGTGCAGGGCGCCCCGTATACTCGCCAACTGGATAAATAGACAGTTGCTGATATGACCTTGATCCTCGGAATCGACCCAGGCTCGCGCATCACCGGTTACGGTGTGGTGCGCGATACCGGGCGTGGCTGCGAATACGTGGCATCAGGCTGCATTCGCACCGGCAACGGGCCGTTGGCCGAGCGCCTGCAGATCGTTTTTCGTGGTGTCAGCGAGGTGATTCGTGCGCATGGGCCGGTAACCATGGGTATCGAGCAGGTGTTCATGGCACGCAATGCTGACTCGGCGTTGAAACTTGGCCAGGCTCGCGGCGCGGCAATCGTTGCGGCAGTAGAGGCGGGCCTGGAGGTCAGCGAGTACACCGCCACGC
Protein-coding regions in this window:
- a CDS encoding HD domain-containing phosphohydrolase; this encodes MPSPRAADLSSDLLEDFRLDAAEQFPRCEQLLIELERAPKSRERLRELFRLVHTLKGNLGYIDLSVLMPLPQAMEDVLEALRNEQLEFDSLLGDILLLSLDHLRALIDRALGRTNTLPSSIQTEQLCQALQALAMAPAAQQGHIRRELLQQMDPTTHLQAPQIPAESRTDALLARHGIAPHPDLQFFAALTEAAEQRSSYWHGRNLRLLDLALSINALGGQTEKPEQLAAAVCLHDLGMAFLPLELLHKQTHLSRDERRLMQGHPRQASDLLKRMPDWAPAMEIVLQHQEHVDGSGYPKGLREMEITPGALILHIVDTFDARTHERAHQTLSKRPLLRAILEINNLAGQQFSVRWVEVFNRALQQNPDLAHGRIPPYDNSLEQAAGTLTAREISL
- the aspS gene encoding aspartate--tRNA ligase, with amino-acid sequence MMRSHYCGQLNESLDGQEITLCGWVHRRRDHGGVIFLDIRDREGLAQVVFDPDRADTFAKADRVRSEYVVKITGKVRLRPAGAVNPNMASGAIEVLGYELEVLNEAETPPFPLNEYTDVGEETRLRYRFIDLRRPEMAEKLKLRSRITSSIRRYLDDNGFLDVETPILTRATPEGARDYLVPSRTHAGSFFALPQSPQLFKQLLMVAGFDRYYQIAKCFRDEDLRADRQPEFTQIDIETSFLDEKDIMDITETMVRNLFKEVLDVEFGELPHMTLAEAMRRFGSDKPDLRNPLELVDVEDQLKDVEFKVFAGPANDPKCRVTALRVPGGASMPRKQIDDYTKFVGIYGAKGLAYIKVNERAAGVEGLQSPIVKNIPLDNINVILDRVGAVDGDIVFFGADKAKIVSEALGALRIKLGHDLNLLTCEWAPLWVVDFPMFEENDDGSLTAMHHPFTSPKCTPEELEANPAAALSRAYDMVLNGTELGGGSIRIHDKAMQQTVFRVLGISEDEQQEKFGFLLDALKYGAPPHGGLAFGLDRLVMLMTGAQSIREVIAFPKTQSAACVMTQAPGVVDGKSLRELHIRLREQPKAE
- a CDS encoding YebC/PmpR family DNA-binding transcriptional regulator, whose translation is MAGHSKWANIKHRKGRQDAKRGKIFTKLIRELTVAAKHGGPIPADNPRLRLAVDKALTNNMSRDVIDRAIARGAGNNEADNVVEFSYEGYAPSGVAIIVEVMTDNRNRTAAEVRHAFTKCGGNLGTDGSVAYMFERKGQISFTSVDEDALMEAALEAGADDVEMGEEGAALVSTSFTEFHAVIEALAAAGFKSGEAEIAMIPSISAPITDLETAQKVFKLIDMLEDLDDVQNVYHNAEVSDEIMEQLG
- the ruvC gene encoding crossover junction endodeoxyribonuclease RuvC, translated to MTLILGIDPGSRITGYGVVRDTGRGCEYVASGCIRTGNGPLAERLQIVFRGVSEVIRAHGPVTMGIEQVFMARNADSALKLGQARGAAIVAAVEAGLEVSEYTATQVKQAVVGTGAADKQQVQMMVMHLLKLVQKPQIDASDALGIALCHAHHRQSLIPHGLAGAKRRGGRLRL